One stretch of Coleofasciculus sp. FACHB-T130 DNA includes these proteins:
- a CDS encoding TldD/PmbA family protein: protein MPTLLADAKNLLADLIARYSPQVDYLAVRIEEAEGTDIFLRGDKVETLTEGISIGGQVRACYQGGWGFASFNQLSTLADRIEEAIAAARIIGDEETLLAPIEPVQATCQLPLEGSDPREISLETKKQLCDRYTEILKSASPSITTTSVRYSDSSQRIILATSDGTLIEQSWVDMEMRFAATARNGETVQTGRETTGSRKAYEDLTNLDDQVRSAALRAVNALSLPPVKGNTYTVVIDPILSGLFVHEAFGHLSEADMAYENPDILEVMTLGRRFGPKELQIFDGAAPPGHRGSYLYDDEGTPATTTQLIKDGILVGRLHSRETAGKLSEAPTGNARCLNYHYPPLVRMTNTWIERGTTPVEDLFAGIKEGVYARNWLGGMTNGEMFTFSAAEAWMIRDGKIAEPVRDVTLSGNVFSTLADIEAIGDDFYWDESGGCGKGGQNGLPVGCGGPSLRIRNVIVGGDAE, encoded by the coding sequence ATGCCGACCTTACTGGCTGATGCCAAAAACTTGCTCGCCGACTTAATCGCTCGTTACTCACCTCAAGTCGATTATTTGGCAGTTCGGATAGAAGAAGCCGAAGGAACTGATATCTTTTTGCGCGGCGATAAGGTCGAAACCCTCACTGAAGGCATCTCCATTGGTGGACAAGTCCGGGCTTGTTACCAGGGCGGCTGGGGCTTTGCCAGCTTTAATCAGCTTTCTACCTTAGCAGACCGAATTGAAGAAGCGATCGCTGCCGCTCGGATTATTGGCGATGAAGAAACCCTGTTGGCTCCGATTGAGCCAGTACAGGCGACTTGCCAACTTCCCCTAGAAGGCAGCGATCCGCGAGAGATATCGCTGGAAACCAAGAAGCAATTGTGCGATCGCTACACTGAAATCCTCAAAAGCGCTAGCCCTTCAATCACCACCACCTCTGTGCGCTACAGCGACAGTTCCCAGCGAATTATCCTCGCCACCTCAGACGGAACGCTGATTGAGCAGTCTTGGGTAGATATGGAAATGCGCTTTGCCGCCACTGCGCGGAATGGCGAAACCGTGCAAACTGGACGCGAAACGACTGGCTCCCGCAAAGCCTACGAAGACTTAACTAATTTGGACGATCAGGTTCGGAGTGCGGCTCTCCGCGCCGTGAACGCCCTCTCTCTGCCTCCTGTGAAAGGCAATACCTACACGGTCGTCATCGACCCCATTCTCAGCGGTTTATTTGTCCATGAAGCTTTTGGGCACCTTTCAGAAGCAGACATGGCTTATGAAAACCCGGATATTTTGGAAGTGATGACCCTGGGACGCCGATTTGGACCCAAAGAACTGCAAATCTTTGACGGTGCTGCTCCTCCCGGTCATCGTGGCAGCTACTTATACGATGATGAAGGGACGCCTGCTACCACGACTCAGCTAATTAAGGATGGCATCTTAGTTGGACGCCTCCACTCCCGCGAAACTGCTGGAAAGCTGAGCGAAGCCCCCACTGGCAACGCCCGTTGTCTGAATTACCACTATCCCCCCCTTGTTCGGATGACGAATACTTGGATTGAGCGGGGTACAACGCCCGTGGAGGATTTATTTGCAGGGATCAAAGAAGGCGTCTACGCTCGTAACTGGCTGGGTGGTATGACGAATGGAGAAATGTTTACTTTCTCCGCCGCTGAAGCTTGGATGATCCGCGACGGCAAGATTGCTGAACCCGTTCGGGATGTGACGCTGTCGGGGAATGTTTTCAGCACCTTGGCGGATATTGAAGCAATTGGGGATGATTTCTACTGGGATGAATCCGGCGGCTGCGGTAAGGGAGGTCAGAACGGCTTGCCAGTTGGTTGTGGTGGGCCAAGTCTCCGCATTCGCAATGTCATTGTGGGAGGCGATGCAGAATAG
- a CDS encoding DUF1269 domain-containing protein encodes MVLTQPKRAFGVFSSLQDAEGAIQELKAAGFPMNQVSAINKESEPVSPPPASKAQEGTTLGAIAGGAAGGVLGLALGLGTIAAIPVLGPISIIGVAATALATTLTSGVIGATAGGLLGALTGYGIPDEQAAIYNDRIHHGDYFLIVEGTEAEVRQAEAILNRWNVQELRIYDAAASPPPSINEMPL; translated from the coding sequence ATGGTGCTTACTCAGCCAAAACGAGCTTTTGGCGTGTTCTCAAGCTTGCAAGATGCAGAAGGCGCAATTCAGGAATTAAAAGCTGCTGGCTTTCCAATGAATCAGGTTTCTGCAATCAACAAAGAGTCTGAGCCAGTATCCCCGCCACCGGCTTCTAAAGCGCAAGAAGGAACGACCCTTGGCGCGATCGCGGGTGGTGCAGCCGGAGGCGTCTTGGGTTTGGCGCTGGGACTAGGCACCATTGCCGCCATTCCCGTATTAGGGCCAATTAGCATTATTGGGGTGGCAGCCACGGCTTTAGCGACTACTTTAACCAGTGGTGTGATTGGTGCAACCGCAGGCGGCTTATTAGGTGCCTTGACTGGCTACGGGATTCCTGATGAGCAAGCCGCAATTTACAACGATCGCATTCATCATGGGGACTATTTCTTGATCGTTGAGGGCACAGAAGCAGAGGTGCGTCAAGCTGAAGCAATTCTCAACCGTTGGAACGTCCAAGAATTAAGAATTTACGATGCTGCGGCATCACCACCGCCATCCATCAATGAAATGCCTCTTTGA
- a CDS encoding BON domain-containing protein, translating to MNKFLTLLFSGVLLVSVAACDNNEKTSDGANSDSSQTSSPAATGAASPNASAPASPSADASAQPDQGAKNDASSDVRKRQLESDIRAREQRNNAAGDPLKRADSDLESEVRSKLEANLPSSKLEIDAKDGAVTVVGTVEKPDQVAKIEPLAKEIKGVKTVAVQAKVAPAQKQ from the coding sequence ATGAACAAGTTTTTAACATTACTCTTTAGTGGCGTCTTGTTAGTGAGTGTTGCTGCTTGCGATAACAACGAGAAAACGTCTGATGGAGCGAATTCTGATTCAAGTCAGACTTCTTCGCCTGCTGCAACCGGAGCCGCCAGTCCAAATGCCAGTGCCCCAGCATCACCCTCGGCTGATGCTTCAGCACAACCCGATCAAGGCGCGAAGAATGATGCATCGAGTGATGTCCGCAAAAGACAGCTAGAATCTGATATTCGGGCACGCGAGCAACGCAATAATGCTGCTGGCGACCCCCTAAAAAGAGCTGATAGCGACTTGGAAAGCGAGGTTCGTAGCAAGTTAGAAGCGAACTTGCCCAGCAGCAAATTAGAAATTGATGCTAAAGACGGAGCTGTAACAGTTGTAGGAACTGTAGAAAAGCCAGATCAAGTGGCAAAAATAGAACCGTTGGCGAAGGAAATCAAGGGGGTTAAGACAGTAGCTGTTCAAGCGAAAGTTGCCCCAGCGCAGAAACAGTAA
- a CDS encoding general stress protein, translating into MLGQHKRAVGVFSNYRDAEVALTELKNSGFSMDNVSVVARDADKGNDIAGADVSDRVGNKADEGAKAGAVTGGTLGGLTGLLVGLGALAIPGLGPVMLAGAAGTAIATTLSGGAIGAAAGSLLGALIGLGIPEERARHYSDRVSRGDYLVMVDGSDDDIRRAEAILSHRGIQDWGIYDAPATNTTTTTTTRTSDIADPSGTYQTPVVDTTPRTDTPVQIIDRREQTL; encoded by the coding sequence ATGTTAGGACAACATAAGCGTGCTGTTGGCGTATTTTCAAACTATCGAGACGCCGAAGTAGCACTGACTGAACTAAAAAATTCTGGTTTTTCTATGGACAACGTGTCCGTAGTAGCTCGTGACGCGGACAAAGGAAACGACATTGCTGGTGCCGATGTAAGCGATCGCGTTGGCAATAAAGCCGACGAAGGTGCGAAAGCAGGTGCCGTCACCGGCGGTACTTTGGGCGGTCTAACAGGCTTGCTCGTTGGTCTGGGAGCCTTGGCAATTCCGGGACTTGGCCCTGTCATGCTAGCGGGAGCAGCAGGCACCGCTATTGCTACAACCCTTTCTGGCGGTGCCATTGGTGCAGCCGCAGGAAGTCTTTTAGGTGCATTAATCGGTTTGGGAATTCCTGAAGAAAGAGCCAGACACTATAGCGATCGAGTATCCCGTGGGGATTATTTAGTAATGGTAGACGGCAGCGACGACGATATCCGTCGTGCCGAAGCGATTCTCAGTCATCGGGGAATTCAAGATTGGGGTATCTACGATGCTCCTGCCACCAATACAACCACTACAACGACAACTCGCACATCTGATATTGCCGATCCCAGTGGTACCTATCAAACTCCAGTAGTTGATACAACTCCACGCACGGATACCCCGGTTCAAATTATCGACCGTCGGGAACAGACTCTTTAG
- a CDS encoding alpha/beta hydrolase, translating into MRSRLRWLLSVISVLSGCAYISGATPSVQAAQTIVVRKGSSTESINIGDLRQLAETGTTPSSLRSFARNLSSQQRSQILSALRAKFDIDVVQVSRLLDTQIGSAIASSLASTTSRQDNVGVLDVRSGLVLGARAPEGLSLLSFIEAYPRQTLDIDLSRAFKVVENFNSAFWQTQWFMAEIAPQLTVKRPQLNLPFDPTLPGTASVQVLNLKLNDTQRRREIPLDVYWSEAASPAKPTIVLSHGLGSVRTDMRYLAEHLASYGYVVAALEHPGSNETHVKQVLRGKAPLLDAQEFLDRPKDISFVIDELEKLNQAGELQGKLARDRVLVIGYSLGGSTALSVAGAELQLASLKERCKGNVISFNLGEASQCFARGLPEDRYQLRDPRVKAAIAFNPTTSLLFGETGLSAVQVPTLIEAASADKTTPALTEQIIGFSKIPAPKWLVGVVGSTHLSVKDPSTTQDQARQPNTLYTGGEIVGEQAVAIRSYMKAIALAMAAQLTDDAAKYAIFLTPEYAQLASTDAFPIRLVTEIPPEAQAVVDDFLENQSKR; encoded by the coding sequence ATGCGATCGCGCTTGAGATGGCTGTTGTCAGTTATCAGCGTCCTCAGTGGTTGCGCCTACATCAGCGGCGCGACCCCTTCTGTACAAGCCGCTCAAACCATCGTGGTTCGGAAAGGCTCCTCTACTGAATCCATTAATATCGGGGATCTCCGCCAGCTTGCGGAAACGGGAACGACCCCATCGTCTCTGAGAAGTTTTGCAAGAAACCTGTCTTCTCAACAACGAAGCCAAATCCTATCAGCGCTGAGGGCAAAATTTGATATTGATGTTGTGCAAGTGAGTCGGTTACTCGATACTCAGATTGGCAGCGCGATCGCATCTTCGTTGGCTAGCACAACATCGCGTCAGGATAATGTCGGGGTGCTAGATGTACGATCGGGACTTGTATTAGGGGCTAGGGCACCAGAAGGACTGTCTTTACTCAGCTTTATCGAAGCTTATCCCCGTCAAACGCTTGATATAGACTTAAGTCGGGCGTTTAAAGTTGTCGAAAATTTTAACAGCGCTTTTTGGCAAACTCAGTGGTTTATGGCAGAGATTGCCCCCCAACTGACTGTCAAGCGCCCCCAACTTAATTTACCTTTCGATCCCACGCTACCGGGAACGGCATCCGTGCAGGTGCTGAACTTGAAACTCAATGATACCCAGCGCCGCCGGGAAATTCCCCTTGATGTTTACTGGTCGGAAGCGGCTTCTCCGGCTAAACCGACAATTGTTCTATCGCATGGCTTAGGTTCGGTTCGCACCGATATGCGCTACTTGGCAGAGCATTTGGCATCCTATGGCTATGTAGTGGCAGCTTTAGAACATCCTGGGAGTAACGAAACTCATGTGAAGCAGGTACTCCGAGGCAAGGCTCCTCTGTTAGATGCTCAGGAGTTTTTGGATCGTCCTAAGGATATCAGTTTTGTGATCGACGAACTAGAAAAGCTGAACCAAGCAGGGGAACTTCAGGGTAAACTGGCACGCGATCGCGTCCTGGTAATCGGGTATTCTCTGGGGGGTAGTACAGCTTTATCAGTTGCGGGTGCCGAGTTGCAATTAGCGTCTTTAAAAGAGCGCTGTAAAGGGAATGTAATTTCCTTTAATCTTGGGGAAGCTTCCCAGTGTTTTGCCAGGGGACTTCCGGAAGACCGCTATCAACTGCGAGATCCCAGGGTAAAAGCAGCGATCGCGTTCAATCCCACCACTTCTTTACTCTTTGGCGAAACGGGTTTAAGCGCCGTGCAAGTCCCCACTTTAATTGAAGCCGCTTCCGCCGATAAGACGACTCCGGCTTTAACCGAACAAATTATTGGATTTTCTAAAATACCCGCTCCAAAATGGCTGGTGGGTGTAGTGGGAAGCACCCATCTGAGTGTGAAAGATCCCAGCACTACCCAAGATCAAGCGAGACAACCGAATACACTGTACACGGGCGGGGAAATCGTTGGCGAACAGGCGGTTGCCATCCGCAGCTACATGAAAGCGATCGCGCTGGCAATGGCAGCACAACTCACCGATGATGCTGCCAAGTACGCGATTTTCCTCACCCCAGAATATGCTCAGTTGGCTTCAACAGACGCTTTCCCGATTCGTCTCGTTACTGAGATTCCACCGGAAGCGCAAGCCGTGGTGGACGATTTTCTTGAGAATCAATCCAAGAGATAA